One window from the genome of Leptospira johnsonii encodes:
- a CDS encoding diaminopimelate decarboxylase, whose translation MQSIENLKFLTPEEARKIATNFGTPVFVYSRKGIEKSCDDALAFPNAFGLTVRFAMKANPGRTVLEILRKKGIHIDASSEHEVQRAILAGFKPSDILLTSQQLARSLKDLIPQGVQFNACSLRQLEEFGKLFPGKEVSVRFNPGLGSGATKKTDVGGKTSSFGIWHEEIGKVKEIVSKYGLKLVRIHTHIGSGSDPEVWKAVAHYTLEIAAQFPDCRTVNLGGGFKVGRMIGEKTTDPQTIGKPVKELFENYAKEKGIQLKMEIEPGSFLMVNNGAILTQVDDIVYTGDGGFTFVKLDMGMDVNTRPALYAAKHPLVVIPSKEKSEQKTGDFVYVGHCCESGDLITQEEGGGPQLRTTQIPEIGDLVVMEGAGAYCSSMSVKNYNSYPETPEVLIDLDGSTKLVRKKQTLEQVLQNEVLVSLG comes from the coding sequence TTGTGACGATGCACTTGCCTTTCCTAATGCTTTCGGTCTGACCGTTCGATTCGCAATGAAAGCCAATCCAGGGCGCACAGTTCTGGAAATATTAAGGAAGAAGGGCATCCATATAGATGCATCTTCCGAACATGAAGTGCAACGTGCGATACTTGCGGGATTCAAACCTTCCGATATTCTACTCACTTCTCAACAATTGGCAAGATCCTTAAAGGATTTGATTCCCCAAGGAGTCCAGTTCAACGCATGCTCTCTGAGGCAATTGGAAGAATTTGGAAAGTTATTTCCCGGAAAAGAAGTAAGCGTTCGTTTTAATCCAGGCTTAGGGTCTGGGGCCACCAAGAAAACGGACGTAGGAGGTAAAACATCCTCGTTTGGGATCTGGCATGAAGAGATCGGAAAAGTAAAAGAGATCGTTTCTAAATACGGACTCAAACTGGTTCGAATTCATACACATATAGGCTCCGGTTCCGATCCGGAAGTTTGGAAGGCAGTGGCACATTATACCTTAGAGATCGCAGCGCAATTCCCTGATTGTAGGACTGTGAATCTGGGCGGAGGTTTCAAGGTGGGAAGGATGATCGGCGAAAAAACAACCGATCCTCAAACCATCGGAAAACCTGTAAAAGAACTCTTTGAAAATTACGCCAAAGAAAAAGGGATCCAACTCAAAATGGAAATAGAGCCTGGTTCCTTCTTAATGGTGAATAACGGAGCAATCCTCACTCAGGTGGATGATATTGTCTACACCGGAGACGGGGGATTTACTTTCGTAAAACTGGATATGGGAATGGATGTGAATACAAGACCTGCTCTGTATGCAGCAAAACATCCATTGGTAGTGATCCCTAGTAAAGAAAAGTCGGAACAAAAGACCGGAGACTTTGTTTACGTAGGGCATTGCTGCGAAAGTGGGGACTTGATCACACAAGAAGAAGGAGGTGGGCCTCAACTAAGGACCACACAAATTCCTGAGATAGGAGACTTGGTAGTGATGGAAGGAGCAGGAGCGTATTGTTCTTCCATGTCCGTAAAAAATTATAATTCTTATCCAGAAACGCCAGAAGTTCTCATCGATCTGGATGGATCTACAAAACTCGTCCGCAAGAAACAAACTTTGGAACAAGTCCTTCAGAATGAAGTCCTGGTTTCCCTCGGGTAA
- a CDS encoding IspD/TarI family cytidylyltransferase has protein sequence MKSWFPSGNIYLLLLSGGTGSRMKSDIPKQFLELNGKPILLHSLETFIDWGKTKSIVLVSHKDYIPDSETLCSPFLRERDRIVEGGETRHGSTLAGIYSLQYSANDIILIHDAARPFVSSDDLDRLSSATEEFGVATLASKNHETVLEEEKDNLKFLNREKIWFMKTPQGIRGDILKKILEKPFTTEPTDLCTWAQSQGIGSKLVESNPYNLKITEKSDLTLAEAILPLFQNWKKE, from the coding sequence ATGAAGTCCTGGTTTCCCTCGGGTAATATTTATCTTCTACTTCTTTCGGGAGGAACAGGCTCCCGGATGAAGTCCGATATTCCGAAACAATTTTTAGAATTAAACGGAAAGCCCATCTTACTTCATAGTTTAGAAACTTTTATAGATTGGGGAAAAACCAAAAGTATAGTCCTTGTGTCTCACAAAGATTATATTCCGGACTCCGAAACACTCTGTTCTCCTTTTCTGAGAGAAAGAGATAGAATTGTAGAGGGTGGGGAAACCAGACACGGATCCACGTTAGCCGGAATTTATAGTCTTCAATATTCTGCTAATGATATCATACTCATTCATGATGCAGCTCGTCCATTCGTTTCTTCGGATGATCTGGACAGATTATCCAGCGCTACGGAAGAGTTCGGAGTCGCCACGCTCGCCTCTAAAAATCACGAAACCGTTTTGGAAGAAGAGAAGGATAATCTGAAATTTCTAAACCGAGAAAAGATCTGGTTTATGAAAACTCCCCAAGGGATCAGGGGAGATATCTTGAAAAAAATTCTGGAAAAACCTTTCACAACGGAACCGACTGATCTATGCACTTGGGCTCAAAGTCAAGGAATCGGCTCCAAGTTAGTGGAATCCAATCCTTATAATCTGAAGATTACCGAAAAGTCAGACCTCACTTTAGCGGAAGCGATTTTGCCTCTTTTCCAA